A section of the Citrobacter farmeri genome encodes:
- the qseG gene encoding two-component system QseEF-associated lipoprotein QseG — MPHVFVHIFQRLFSRQVILAGMPCLALMGCTPNAVKHITGDAPQDALPTYQLADYLSVECTDIWALQGQSTDTNPLYWLRTIDCAERLLPVQSRSEARMLSDDSWQNAFKRGILLANAKITPLERRENVSRLDTLSPQIPAQVRPLYQIWRDGQSLQLQLAEERQRYSKLQQTTDGDLDTLRQQHQHLQAQLDLTTRKLENLTDIERQLSTRKPAGNYNPDTTHGGDKSEGQAPVSSQDEVTP, encoded by the coding sequence ATGCCACACGTTTTTGTTCACATTTTCCAACGTTTATTCTCTCGTCAGGTCATTCTGGCGGGGATGCCCTGCCTTGCGCTGATGGGCTGCACGCCCAATGCGGTAAAACACATCACGGGGGATGCGCCGCAGGACGCGCTCCCGACGTATCAACTGGCGGACTATCTGTCGGTTGAGTGCACCGATATCTGGGCATTACAGGGGCAATCGACCGACACTAATCCTCTCTACTGGTTGCGTACCATTGACTGCGCGGAGCGCCTGTTGCCGGTACAGTCGCGCAGCGAGGCCCGCATGCTGAGCGACGACAGTTGGCAAAATGCCTTTAAGCGCGGCATCTTGCTGGCGAACGCCAAAATTACGCCGCTGGAGCGTCGCGAGAACGTCTCGCGACTGGATACGCTAAGTCCGCAAATCCCGGCGCAGGTGCGTCCGCTTTATCAGATCTGGCGAGACGGCCAGTCGCTACAGCTCCAGCTCGCCGAAGAACGCCAGCGCTACAGCAAACTGCAGCAAACGACCGATGGCGATCTGGATACGCTTCGCCAGCAGCATCAGCACCTTCAGGCGCAGCTCGATCTTACGACGCGCAAGCTGGAAAACCTGACCGATATTGAGCGTCAGCTTTCTACCCGTAAACCGGCTGGAAATTACAACCCGGATACGACGCATGGCGGCGATAAGTCTGAGGGACAAGCGCCAGTATCGTCACAAGATGAGGTGACCCCATAA
- the hmpA gene encoding NO-inducible flavohemoprotein, which yields MLDAQTIATVKATIPLLVETGPKLTAHFYDRMFAHNPELKEIFNMSNQRNGDQREALFNAIAAYASNIENLPALLPAVEKIAQKHTSFQIKPEQYNIVGTHLLATLDEMFSPGQEVLDAWGKAYGVLANVFINREAQIYSENASKTGGWEGTRPFRIVAKTPRSALITSFEFEPVDGGAVAEYQPGQYLGVWLKPEGFPHQEIRQYSLTRKADGKGYRIAVKREDGGQVSSWLHNQASVGDIVHLAAPAGDFFMAVARDTPVSLISAGVGQTPMLAMLDTLAKANHVAQVNWFHAAENGDVHAFADEVNELGRTLPNFTAHTWYREPRETDRVNGAFDSEGLMDLKAMKGAIDIPGMQYYLCGPVGFMQFAAKQLVELGVKNENIHYECFGPHKVL from the coding sequence ATGCTTGACGCCCAAACCATCGCCACTGTAAAAGCCACTATTCCCCTGCTGGTTGAAACGGGTCCCAAACTGACCGCCCATTTTTACGATCGCATGTTTGCTCATAACCCTGAACTCAAAGAAATTTTCAACATGAGTAACCAGCGTAATGGCGATCAACGTGAAGCCCTGTTTAATGCCATTGCCGCTTACGCCAGCAATATTGAGAACCTGCCTGCTCTGCTGCCTGCAGTCGAGAAGATCGCCCAGAAACATACCAGCTTCCAGATCAAACCAGAGCAGTACAACATTGTTGGCACACATCTGCTGGCAACCCTCGACGAAATGTTCAGCCCGGGCCAGGAGGTGCTGGACGCGTGGGGCAAAGCCTACGGCGTACTGGCTAACGTCTTTATCAATCGCGAAGCGCAAATCTACAGTGAAAATGCCAGCAAAACCGGCGGCTGGGAAGGCACGCGTCCGTTCCGTATCGTGGCGAAAACTCCACGCAGCGCACTGATTACCAGCTTTGAATTTGAACCAGTGGACGGGGGTGCCGTGGCCGAATACCAGCCAGGCCAGTATCTGGGCGTCTGGCTGAAGCCGGAAGGTTTTCCGCATCAGGAGATTCGGCAGTATTCTCTGACCCGTAAAGCGGATGGCAAAGGCTACCGTATTGCCGTTAAGCGTGAAGACGGCGGTCAGGTCTCCAGTTGGCTGCACAACCAGGCGAGCGTCGGCGATATTGTTCATTTAGCCGCACCAGCAGGCGATTTCTTTATGGCGGTTGCCCGCGATACACCGGTTTCTCTGATTTCTGCCGGCGTCGGTCAAACTCCGATGCTGGCAATGCTGGATACGCTGGCAAAAGCAAACCACGTTGCACAGGTCAACTGGTTCCATGCCGCAGAAAACGGCGACGTGCATGCGTTTGCCGATGAGGTGAACGAACTGGGTAGAACGTTGCCGAACTTTACCGCGCATACCTGGTACCGTGAACCGCGCGAGACCGATCGCGTGAACGGTGCCTTTGACAGCGAAGGTCTGATGGATCTGAAGGCAATGAAAGGGGCAATCGATATTCCGGGAATGCAGTACTATCTGTGCGGTCCGGTGGGCTTCATGCAGTTTGCCGCGAAGCAGCTTGTTGAGCTGGGCGTGAAAAACGAAAACATTCATTACGAATGCTTCGGCCCGCACAAGGTCTTGTAA
- the glnB gene encoding nitrogen regulatory protein P-II, with protein MKKIDAIIKPFKLDDVREALAEVGITGMTVTEVKGFGRQKGHTELYRGAEYMVDFLPKVKIEIVVPDDIVETCVDTIIRTAQTGKIGDGKIFVFDVARVVRIRTGEEDDAAI; from the coding sequence ATGAAAAAGATTGATGCGATTATTAAACCCTTCAAGCTTGATGATGTGCGTGAAGCACTGGCTGAGGTGGGGATCACCGGTATGACCGTCACCGAAGTGAAAGGCTTTGGGCGTCAGAAAGGGCATACCGAGCTGTACCGTGGCGCGGAATATATGGTGGATTTCCTGCCGAAGGTGAAAATTGAAATTGTCGTACCGGACGATATCGTTGAAACCTGCGTGGATACTATTATCCGTACGGCGCAGACGGGCAAAATTGGCGACGGCAAAATTTTCGTCTTTGATGTGGCACGCGTGGTACGTATCCGTACCGGTGAAGAAGACGACGCGGCAATTTAA
- the glyA gene encoding serine hydroxymethyltransferase yields MLKREMNIADYDAELWQAMEQEKVRQEEHIELIASENYTSPRVMQAQGSQLTNKYAEGYPGKRYYGGCEYVDVVEQLAIDRAKELFGADYANVQPHSGSQANFAVYTALLQPGDTVLGMNLAQGGHLTHGSPVNFSGKLYNIVPYGIDESGKIDYEEMAQLAQTHKPKMIIGGFSAYSGVVDWAKMREIADSIGAYLFVDMAHVAGLIAAGVYPNPVPHAHVVTTTTHKTLAGPRGGLILAKGGDEELYKKLNSAVFPSAQGGPLMHVIAGKAVALKEAMEPEFKVYQQQVAKNAKAMVEVFLNRGYKVVSGGTENHLFLLDLVDKNLTGKEADAALGRANITVNKNSVPNDPKSPFVTSGIRIGSPAITRRGFKEAEAKELAGWMCDVLDNINDEAVIERIKGKVLDICARFPVYA; encoded by the coding sequence ATGTTAAAGCGTGAAATGAACATTGCCGATTATGATGCCGAACTGTGGCAGGCTATGGAGCAGGAAAAAGTACGTCAGGAAGAGCACATCGAACTGATCGCCTCCGAAAACTACACCAGTCCGCGCGTCATGCAGGCGCAGGGCTCTCAGCTGACCAACAAATACGCTGAAGGATATCCGGGCAAGCGCTACTACGGCGGCTGCGAATATGTGGATGTCGTTGAGCAGTTGGCGATTGACCGCGCGAAAGAACTGTTTGGCGCAGACTACGCGAACGTGCAACCGCACTCCGGCTCTCAGGCTAACTTCGCCGTCTATACCGCTCTGCTGCAACCGGGCGATACCGTGCTGGGTATGAACCTGGCGCAAGGCGGCCACCTGACTCACGGCTCTCCGGTTAACTTCTCTGGCAAACTGTACAACATCGTGCCTTACGGTATCGATGAGTCCGGTAAAATTGACTACGAAGAGATGGCGCAGCTGGCGCAGACCCACAAACCGAAGATGATCATCGGCGGCTTTTCTGCCTATTCCGGTGTGGTTGACTGGGCTAAAATGCGTGAAATCGCTGACAGCATTGGCGCGTACCTGTTCGTTGATATGGCGCACGTTGCAGGTCTTATTGCCGCAGGCGTTTACCCGAACCCGGTTCCGCATGCTCACGTTGTGACCACCACCACCCACAAAACGCTGGCTGGCCCGCGTGGCGGCCTGATTCTGGCGAAAGGCGGTGACGAAGAGCTGTACAAAAAACTGAACTCTGCCGTTTTCCCAAGCGCGCAGGGCGGCCCGCTGATGCACGTGATCGCGGGTAAAGCCGTGGCGCTGAAAGAAGCCATGGAGCCTGAGTTCAAAGTCTACCAGCAGCAGGTTGCGAAAAACGCCAAAGCAATGGTGGAAGTGTTCCTGAACCGTGGCTACAAAGTGGTATCCGGCGGTACTGAAAACCACCTGTTCCTGCTGGATCTGGTGGATAAAAACCTGACCGGTAAAGAAGCTGATGCCGCGCTGGGTCGTGCTAACATCACGGTAAACAAAAACAGCGTGCCGAACGATCCGAAGAGCCCATTCGTCACTTCCGGTATCCGTATTGGTTCTCCGGCCATCACGCGTCGTGGCTTTAAAGAAGCGGAAGCGAAAGAACTGGCGGGATGGATGTGTGACGTGCTGGACAACATCAATGATGAAGCGGTGATTGAGCGCATCAAAGGTAAAGTTCTGGATATCTGCGCACGTTTCCCGGTTTACGCATAA
- the purL gene encoding phosphoribosylformylglycinamidine synthase: MMEILRGSPALSAFRINKLLARFQAANLQVSNIYAEYVHFADLNAPLNEDEHAQLARLLKYGPSLNSHTPEGKLLLVTPRPGTISPWSSKATDIAHNCGLQQIDRLERGVAYYVEAATLTAEQWQQVAAELHDRMMETVFASLTDAEKLFAHHQPAPVASVDLLGEGRQALIDANLRLGLALADDEIDYLQDAFTRLGRNPNDIELYMFAQANSEHCRHKIFNADWVIDGKQQPKSLFKMIKNTFESTPDHVLSAYKDNAAVMEGSEVGRYFADHATGRYDFHQEPAHILMKVETHNHPTAISPWPGAATGSGGEIRDEGATGRGAKPKAGLVGFSVSNLRIPGFEQPWEEDFGKPERIVTALDIMTEGPLGGAAFNNEFGRPALNGYFRTYEEKVNSHNGEELRGYHKPIMLAGGIGNIRADHVQKGEIVVGAKLIVLGGPAMNIGLGGGAASSMASGQSDADLDFASVQRDNPEMERRCQEVIDRCWQLGDANPILFIHDVGAGGLSNAMPELVSDGGRGGKFELRDILSDEPGMSPLEIWCNESQERYVLAVAADQLPLFDELCKRERAPYAVIGEATEERHLSLNDRHFDNQPIDLPLDVLLGKTPKMTRDVQTLKAKGDALNRADITIADAVKRVLHLPTVAEKTFLVTIGDRTVTGMVSRDQMVGPWQVPVANCAVTTASLDSYYGEAMSIGERAPVALLDFSASARLAVGEALTNIAATQIGDIKRIKLSANWMAAAGHPGEDAGLYEAVKAVGEELCPALGLTIPVGKDSMSMKTRWQEGNEQREMTSPLSLVISAFARVEDVRHTITPQLSTEDNALLLIDLGRGHNALGATALAQVYRQLGDTPADVRDVAQLKGFYDAIQALVAQRKLLAYHDRSDGGLLVLLAEMAFTGHCGIQADIAALGDDRLAALFNEELGAVIQVRAADRDAVEALLVQHGLGDCVHYLGQAVAGDRFVIEANGQVVFSESRTTLRIWWAETTWQMQRLRDNPECADQEHDAKTNDADPGLSVELTFDINEDIAAPYIATGARPKVAVLREQGVNSHVEMAAAFQRAGFDAIDVHMSDLLGGRTGLGNFQALVACGGFSYGDVLGAGEGWAKSILFNNRVRDEFETFFHRPQTLALGVCNGCQMMSNLRELIPGSDLWPRFVRNHSDRFEARFSLVEVTQSPSVLLQGMVGSMMPIAVSHGEGRVEVRDAAHLAALESKGLVALRFVDNFGNVTETYPANPNGSPNGITAVTSENGRVTIMMPHPERVFRTVSNSWHPENWGEDGPWMRIFRNARKQLG; encoded by the coding sequence ATGATGGAAATTCTGCGTGGTTCGCCTGCACTGTCCGCATTCCGTATTAACAAACTGCTGGCACGGTTTCAGGCTGCCAACCTCCAGGTAAGCAATATTTACGCCGAGTACGTCCATTTCGCTGACCTGAACGCCCCGTTGAACGAGGATGAGCACGCGCAGCTTGCCCGTCTGCTGAAATATGGCCCCAGCCTGAACAGCCACACCCCGGAAGGGAAACTGCTGCTGGTGACGCCTCGCCCTGGCACCATCTCCCCCTGGTCTTCCAAAGCGACAGATATCGCCCATAACTGCGGTCTGCAACAGATTGATCGCCTGGAGCGCGGCGTCGCTTATTACGTTGAGGCCGCCACGCTGACTGCTGAGCAGTGGCAGCAGGTTGCCGCTGAACTCCACGATCGGATGATGGAGACGGTGTTCGCTTCATTAACCGACGCGGAAAAACTGTTTGCTCATCATCAGCCAGCGCCGGTTGCAAGCGTTGATCTGCTGGGAGAAGGCCGTCAGGCGTTGATTGACGCTAACCTGCGTCTCGGCCTGGCGCTGGCGGACGACGAAATTGATTACCTGCAGGATGCGTTTACCCGACTGGGACGCAACCCGAACGACATCGAGCTCTATATGTTTGCGCAGGCGAACTCTGAGCACTGCCGCCACAAGATTTTCAACGCCGACTGGGTAATTGATGGCAAGCAGCAGCCTAAGTCGCTGTTCAAAATGATCAAAAATACGTTTGAATCCACTCCGGACCACGTGCTTTCCGCTTATAAAGACAATGCGGCGGTGATGGAAGGGTCTGAAGTGGGTCGTTACTTTGCCGACCACGCTACCGGGCGCTACGACTTCCACCAGGAGCCAGCGCATATCCTGATGAAGGTGGAAACCCATAACCACCCGACGGCGATCTCGCCGTGGCCGGGTGCGGCGACCGGTTCCGGTGGCGAAATCCGTGATGAAGGGGCAACCGGGCGCGGCGCGAAGCCAAAAGCGGGTCTGGTCGGTTTCTCCGTCTCTAACCTGCGCATTCCGGGCTTTGAACAGCCGTGGGAAGAAGACTTCGGCAAGCCGGAACGCATTGTGACCGCACTGGATATCATGACCGAAGGCCCGCTGGGCGGCGCGGCGTTTAACAACGAATTTGGTCGTCCGGCGCTGAACGGCTATTTCCGTACTTACGAAGAAAAAGTGAACAGCCACAACGGCGAAGAGCTGCGCGGTTATCATAAACCGATCATGCTGGCGGGCGGGATCGGTAACATCCGAGCCGATCACGTGCAGAAGGGCGAGATCGTCGTTGGGGCGAAGCTGATTGTCCTTGGTGGCCCGGCGATGAACATCGGCCTGGGCGGCGGCGCGGCTTCTTCCATGGCATCTGGTCAGTCTGACGCGGATCTCGATTTTGCCTCCGTACAGCGTGATAACCCGGAGATGGAACGTCGCTGCCAGGAAGTGATCGACCGCTGCTGGCAGTTGGGCGACGCCAACCCGATCCTGTTTATCCACGACGTCGGCGCGGGCGGTTTGTCGAACGCCATGCCTGAACTGGTCAGCGACGGTGGACGCGGCGGTAAATTTGAACTGCGTGACATCCTCAGCGATGAGCCAGGAATGAGCCCGCTGGAGATCTGGTGTAACGAGTCCCAGGAACGTTATGTGCTGGCCGTTGCGGCGGATCAACTGCCGTTATTCGACGAGTTGTGTAAACGCGAGCGCGCGCCGTATGCGGTGATTGGCGAGGCGACCGAAGAACGGCATCTGTCGTTAAACGACCGTCACTTCGACAACCAGCCTATCGATCTACCGCTTGACGTACTGCTCGGCAAAACGCCGAAGATGACTCGCGACGTCCAGACGCTGAAGGCGAAAGGCGATGCGCTGAACCGCGCTGATATCACTATTGCGGATGCCGTTAAACGCGTTCTGCATCTGCCGACGGTGGCGGAAAAAACCTTCCTGGTGACCATTGGCGACCGTACCGTGACCGGGATGGTGTCCCGCGATCAGATGGTCGGTCCGTGGCAGGTGCCGGTGGCAAACTGCGCGGTGACCACCGCCAGCCTTGACAGCTACTACGGTGAAGCAATGTCGATCGGGGAGCGTGCGCCGGTGGCGCTGCTCGACTTCTCTGCTTCTGCCCGTCTGGCGGTCGGAGAAGCGCTGACCAATATCGCGGCAACGCAGATTGGCGATATCAAACGTATTAAGCTTTCCGCTAACTGGATGGCCGCAGCCGGTCACCCGGGTGAAGATGCAGGTCTGTATGAAGCGGTGAAAGCGGTCGGTGAAGAACTCTGTCCGGCGCTGGGGCTGACCATTCCGGTAGGCAAAGACTCCATGTCGATGAAAACCCGCTGGCAGGAAGGTAACGAACAGCGCGAAATGACCTCGCCGCTGTCGTTGGTGATTTCCGCTTTTGCTCGTGTAGAAGATGTACGTCATACCATCACCCCGCAGCTTTCTACCGAAGACAACGCGCTGCTGCTGATCGACCTGGGTCGCGGCCATAACGCGCTGGGTGCTACGGCGCTGGCGCAGGTGTACCGTCAGCTTGGCGACACACCGGCAGACGTGCGTGATGTCGCGCAGTTGAAAGGCTTTTACGACGCGATACAGGCGCTGGTGGCGCAACGTAAACTGCTGGCCTATCACGACCGCTCTGACGGCGGCCTGCTGGTTCTGCTTGCAGAAATGGCCTTTACCGGTCATTGCGGCATTCAGGCGGATATCGCTGCACTGGGCGACGATCGTCTGGCGGCGCTGTTTAACGAAGAACTGGGCGCGGTTATTCAGGTTCGCGCAGCGGATCGCGACGCGGTGGAAGCGCTGCTGGTGCAACATGGTCTGGGCGATTGCGTACATTATCTGGGCCAGGCCGTCGCGGGCGATCGTTTTGTTATCGAAGCCAACGGTCAGGTCGTCTTCAGCGAAAGCCGCACCACACTGCGAATCTGGTGGGCAGAAACCACCTGGCAGATGCAACGTCTGCGCGACAACCCGGAGTGTGCCGATCAGGAGCACGACGCCAAAACCAACGATGCCGATCCGGGCCTCAGCGTGGAGCTGACGTTTGATATTAATGAAGATATCGCCGCGCCTTACATTGCGACCGGTGCGCGTCCGAAAGTAGCGGTACTGCGTGAGCAGGGAGTGAACTCCCACGTAGAAATGGCCGCGGCGTTCCAGCGTGCCGGTTTTGACGCGATTGACGTACACATGAGCGATCTGCTCGGTGGCCGTACCGGTCTGGGTAACTTCCAGGCGCTGGTGGCCTGCGGCGGTTTCTCTTACGGTGACGTGCTGGGCGCGGGTGAGGGCTGGGCGAAATCAATCCTGTTCAATAATCGCGTGCGCGATGAGTTCGAAACCTTCTTCCACCGTCCGCAAACGCTGGCGCTGGGGGTGTGCAACGGCTGTCAGATGATGTCGAACCTGCGCGAACTGATCCCCGGCAGCGACCTGTGGCCGCGCTTTGTGCGTAACCATTCAGATCGCTTTGAAGCTCGCTTCAGTCTGGTCGAAGTGACCCAAAGCCCCTCTGTGCTGTTGCAGGGAATGGTCGGGTCAATGATGCCTATCGCTGTCTCGCACGGGGAAGGGCGTGTTGAAGTTCGCGACGCGGCCCATCTGGCGGCACTGGAAAGCAAAGGGCTGGTCGCGCTGCGCTTCGTCGATAACTTTGGCAACGTCACGGAAACTTACCCGGCTAACCCGAACGGTTCGCCAAATGGGATTACCGCGGTGACCAGCGAAAATGGTCGCGTGACCATCATGATGCCGCACCCGGAGCGTGTGTTCCGTACCGTCAGCAACTCATGGCACCCGGAAAACTGGGGCGAGGACGGTCCGTGGATGCGTATCTTCCGTAACGCGCGTAAACAGTTGGGCTAA
- the qseE gene encoding two component system sensor histidine kinase QseE/GlrK yields MKRWSVFPRSLRQLVTLAFLLILLPLLVLAWQAWQSLNALSAQAALTNRTTLVDARRSEAMTNAALEMERSYRQYCVLDDPTLAKVYQSQRKRYSEMLDAHAGVLPDDKLYQALRQDLNGLAQLQCRNSGPDTAAAARLEAFANANTDMVQATRTVVFSRGQQLQQEIAERGQFFGWQALVLFLVSLAMVLLFTRMIIGPVKGIERMINRLGEGRSLGNTVTFAGPRELRSVGQRIIWLSERLSWLESQRHQFLRHLSHELKTPLASMREGTELLADQVVGPLTPEQKEVVGILDDSSRNLQKLIEQLLDYNRKLADSAIEMENVEIEPLVDMVVSAHSLPARAKMMHTDIELAAGSCLAEPMLLMSVLDNLYSNAVHYGAESGNIRIRSRLQGTTVYIDVINTGTPIPEAERAMIFEPFFQGSHQRKGAVKGSGLGLSIARDCIRRMQGELYLVDEQAQEVCFRIELPLSATKND; encoded by the coding sequence TTGAAGCGCTGGTCTGTTTTCCCCCGGTCATTACGCCAACTGGTGACGCTGGCATTCCTGCTGATCCTGTTACCGCTGCTGGTCCTCGCCTGGCAGGCGTGGCAAAGCCTGAACGCGCTCAGCGCCCAGGCGGCACTGACGAACCGAACCACGCTTGTTGACGCGCGACGCAGCGAGGCGATGACCAATGCCGCGCTGGAGATGGAGCGCAGCTACCGTCAGTATTGTGTACTCGACGATCCGACGCTGGCGAAGGTGTATCAGAGCCAGCGCAAACGCTATAGTGAAATGCTGGACGCCCATGCGGGCGTTCTGCCGGATGACAAGTTGTATCAGGCATTGCGTCAGGATCTGAACGGTCTGGCACAATTGCAATGCCGTAACAGCGGGCCAGATACCGCCGCCGCCGCACGGCTGGAAGCTTTTGCCAACGCCAATACCGACATGGTGCAAGCGACGCGTACCGTGGTTTTTTCACGCGGGCAGCAGTTACAGCAGGAGATCGCCGAACGCGGGCAGTTCTTCGGCTGGCAGGCGCTGGTGCTGTTTCTGGTGAGTCTGGCGATGGTACTGCTGTTCACGCGAATGATTATCGGGCCGGTAAAGGGCATCGAACGGATGATTAATCGCCTGGGGGAAGGGCGCTCGCTTGGCAATACCGTCACCTTTGCCGGGCCACGTGAACTGCGTTCCGTTGGGCAACGGATCATCTGGCTGAGCGAGCGACTTTCCTGGCTGGAATCCCAGCGCCATCAATTTTTGCGCCATCTCTCCCATGAGCTGAAAACCCCGTTGGCCAGTATGCGGGAAGGTACAGAACTGCTGGCGGATCAGGTGGTGGGTCCGTTGACGCCGGAACAAAAAGAGGTGGTTGGCATTCTTGATGACAGTAGCCGCAATTTGCAAAAATTGATTGAGCAGTTGCTTGATTACAACCGCAAACTGGCTGACAGCGCCATCGAAATGGAAAACGTGGAGATTGAACCGCTGGTGGATATGGTGGTTTCCGCTCATAGTCTACCAGCCCGCGCTAAAATGATGCATACCGACATTGAACTGGCGGCGGGTAGCTGTCTTGCCGAGCCGATGTTACTGATGAGCGTACTGGACAATCTTTATTCCAATGCGGTGCACTATGGGGCTGAATCCGGTAACATTCGTATTCGCAGCCGCTTACAGGGGACAACGGTGTATATCGATGTTATCAATACCGGAACCCCTATCCCTGAAGCGGAAAGAGCCATGATTTTCGAACCTTTTTTCCAGGGAAGCCATCAACGGAAAGGCGCAGTGAAGGGGAGCGGGCTGGGGTTGAGCATCGCCAGAGATTGTATCCGCCGTATGCAGGGGGAGCTGTATCTTGTCGATGAACAAGCGCAAGAGGTTTGCTTTCGCATAGAACTGCCGCTATCTGCAACGAAAAACGATTAA
- the glrR gene encoding two-component system response regulator GlrR: protein MSRKPAHLLLVDDDPGLLKLLGMRLTSEGYSVVTAESGAEGLRVLNREKVDLVISDLRMDEMDGMQLFSEIQKVQPGMPVIILTAHGSIPDAVAATQKGVFSFLTKPVDKDALYQAIDEALEQSAPATDDSWRESIVTRSPIMLRLLEQARMVAQSDVSVLINGQSGTGKEIFAQAIHNASPRSSKPFIAINCGALPEQLLESELFGHSRGAFTGAVSNREGLFQAAEGGTLFLDEIGDMPAPLQVKLLRVLQERKVRPLGSNRDIDIDVRIISATHRDLPKAMVRGEFREDLYYRLNVVSLKIPALAERTEDIPLLANHLLRQSAERHKPFVRAFSTDAMKRLMTASWPGNVRQLVNVIEQCVALTSSPVISDALVEQALEGENTALPTFVEARNQFELNYLRKLLQITRGNVTHAARMAGRNRTEFYKLLSRHELDANDFKE from the coding sequence ATGAGTCGTAAACCGGCGCATTTACTGCTTGTGGATGATGATCCCGGCCTGTTGAAACTGCTGGGCATGCGCCTGACCAGTGAAGGCTATAGCGTGGTGACCGCAGAGAGCGGGGCAGAGGGGCTGCGCGTGCTGAACCGTGAAAAAGTGGATCTGGTGATAAGCGACTTGCGTATGGATGAGATGGACGGTATGCAATTGTTCAGCGAGATCCAGAAGGTTCAGCCGGGGATGCCGGTTATTATTCTTACCGCCCATGGCTCCATTCCGGATGCGGTCGCGGCAACACAAAAAGGCGTGTTTAGCTTTTTGACCAAACCCGTGGATAAAGATGCGCTGTATCAGGCGATCGACGAGGCGCTTGAGCAGTCGGCGCCCGCCACGGACGATAGCTGGCGCGAATCGATTGTCACCCGTAGCCCGATAATGCTGCGTCTGCTGGAGCAGGCGCGGATGGTGGCGCAGTCTGACGTTAGCGTGTTGATCAATGGTCAGAGCGGCACCGGGAAAGAGATCTTCGCTCAGGCCATTCATAATGCCAGCCCGCGGAGCAGCAAACCGTTTATTGCTATCAACTGCGGCGCGCTACCGGAGCAACTGCTGGAGTCGGAACTGTTCGGCCACTCGCGCGGCGCGTTTACCGGCGCGGTGAGCAATCGGGAAGGGCTGTTTCAGGCGGCGGAAGGCGGTACGCTGTTCCTTGACGAGATTGGCGACATGCCCGCGCCGCTACAGGTCAAACTGCTGCGCGTCTTGCAGGAACGTAAAGTCAGGCCACTTGGTAGCAACCGCGATATCGATATTGATGTGCGCATCATCTCGGCAACCCATCGTGATCTACCGAAAGCGATGGTGCGCGGCGAGTTTCGCGAAGATTTATATTACCGCCTCAACGTGGTGAGTCTGAAGATCCCGGCGCTGGCGGAACGAACCGAAGATATTCCTCTGCTGGCGAATCATCTGCTGCGTCAGTCAGCGGAGCGGCATAAGCCGTTTGTGCGCGCGTTTTCGACGGATGCCATGAAGCGGCTGATGACCGCCAGTTGGCCTGGAAACGTGCGTCAACTGGTGAACGTGATCGAACAGTGCGTAGCGCTGACCTCCTCGCCGGTGATCAGCGACGCCCTGGTGGAGCAGGCGCTGGAAGGGGAAAATACCGCACTACCGACCTTCGTCGAAGCGCGTAACCAGTTTGAGCTGAACTATCTGCGCAAGCTGCTGCAAATCACCCGAGGCAATGTCACGCATGCGGCAAGAATGGCGGGTCGTAACCGGACAGAGTTCTATAAGCTGCTGTCACGCCATGAGCTGGATGCAAACGATTTCAAAGAATAA
- a CDS encoding DoxX family protein, with product MNTLRYFDFGESRHLFLLIARIALAVLFIIFGFPKLTGFDGTVQYMTSLGTPAPMLAAIIAVVMEVPAAILVVLGFFTRPLAILFVFYTLGTAVIGHHFWNMTGDAVMPNMINFYKNVSIAGGFLLLAVTGPGAISVDRR from the coding sequence ATGAACACGTTACGTTATTTTGATTTCGGAGAATCACGCCATCTGTTTTTATTGATTGCCCGCATTGCGCTGGCGGTTCTGTTTATCATTTTTGGCTTTCCTAAGCTGACAGGTTTCGACGGAACCGTGCAGTACATGACGTCTCTCGGTACACCAGCGCCAATGCTGGCAGCCATTATTGCCGTCGTCATGGAGGTTCCCGCGGCGATACTGGTTGTACTGGGCTTTTTCACTCGTCCGCTGGCAATCCTCTTCGTGTTTTATACGCTGGGTACGGCAGTCATCGGTCATCATTTCTGGAATATGACCGGTGATGCGGTCATGCCAAATATGATTAATTTCTATAAGAATGTCAGCATTGCCGGGGGGTTTTTGTTATTGGCCGTGACTGGTCCGGGGGCGATATCAGTAGACAGGCGTTAA